Proteins from a single region of Dermochelys coriacea isolate rDerCor1 chromosome 28, rDerCor1.pri.v4, whole genome shotgun sequence:
- the LOC119849421 gene encoding cytosolic Fe-S cluster assembly factor nubp1-like isoform X1, whose translation MYHYSVAYILHTLCIYCICGFLKHCFYPQVHQSGSGWSPVYVEENLCVMSVGFLLSGPDDAVIWRGPKKNGMIKQFLRDVDWGEIDYLIVDTPPGTSDEHLSIVQYLSSSHIDGAVIITTPQEISLQDVRKEINFCHKVKLPIIGVVENMSGFVCPKCKIESQIFPPTTGGAEKMCQNLNISLLGKVPLEPQIGKSCDEGQSFFSEIPESPATSSYRNIIQRIQEYCDLQHSQEKLSNQGME comes from the exons ATGTATCATTACAGTGTAGCTTATATTTTACATACTTTGTGCATATACTGCATATGTGggtttttaaaacattgcttTTATCCTCAGGTTCACCAGAGTGGTTCTGGATGGTCTCCGGTG TATGTTGAAGAAAACTTATGTGTCATGTCTGTGGGGTTCTTGCTCAGTGGTCCTGATGATGCTGTTATCTGGAGAGGACCCAAAAAAAATG GAATGATCAAACAATTTCTTCGTGATGTGGATTGGGGTGAAATTGACTACCTTATTGTGGATACACCTCCAGGTACTTCAGATGAACATTTATCTATTGTGCAGTATCTAAGTTCCTCACACATAGATGGAGCAGTTATAATCACTACTCCTCAG GAAATATCACTTCAGGATGTTCGAAAGGAGATCAACTTTTGTCATAAGGTGAAACTGCCAATCATAGGTGTTGTTGAAAATATGAGTGGCTTTGTATGCCCAAAATGTAAG ATTGAATCTCAAATCTTTCCTCCAACAACTGGAGGAGCAGAGAAGATGTgccaaaatttaaatatttctctCCTGGGGAAAGTGCCCCTAGAGCCTCAAATAG ggaaAAGTTGTGATGAAGGCCAATCTTTTTTCTCTGAAATACCTGAGTCCCCAGCTACTTCATCTTACAGGAATATCATCCAAA GGATTCAAGAATATTGTGACCTACAACACTCACAAGAAAAATTATCTAACCAAGGAATGGAATAA
- the LOC119849421 gene encoding cytosolic Fe-S cluster assembly factor nubp1-like isoform X2: protein MVSGENLCVMSVGFLLSGPDDAVIWRGPKKNGMIKQFLRDVDWGEIDYLIVDTPPGTSDEHLSIVQYLSSSHIDGAVIITTPQEISLQDVRKEINFCHKVKLPIIGVVENMSGFVCPKCKIESQIFPPTTGGAEKMCQNLNISLLGKVPLEPQIGKSCDEGQSFFSEIPESPATSSYRNIIQRIQEYCDLQHSQEKLSNQGME from the exons ATGGTCTCCGGTG AAAACTTATGTGTCATGTCTGTGGGGTTCTTGCTCAGTGGTCCTGATGATGCTGTTATCTGGAGAGGACCCAAAAAAAATG GAATGATCAAACAATTTCTTCGTGATGTGGATTGGGGTGAAATTGACTACCTTATTGTGGATACACCTCCAGGTACTTCAGATGAACATTTATCTATTGTGCAGTATCTAAGTTCCTCACACATAGATGGAGCAGTTATAATCACTACTCCTCAG GAAATATCACTTCAGGATGTTCGAAAGGAGATCAACTTTTGTCATAAGGTGAAACTGCCAATCATAGGTGTTGTTGAAAATATGAGTGGCTTTGTATGCCCAAAATGTAAG ATTGAATCTCAAATCTTTCCTCCAACAACTGGAGGAGCAGAGAAGATGTgccaaaatttaaatatttctctCCTGGGGAAAGTGCCCCTAGAGCCTCAAATAG ggaaAAGTTGTGATGAAGGCCAATCTTTTTTCTCTGAAATACCTGAGTCCCCAGCTACTTCATCTTACAGGAATATCATCCAAA GGATTCAAGAATATTGTGACCTACAACACTCACAAGAAAAATTATCTAACCAAGGAATGGAATAA